GCTTCGCTGATCCGCCTGAAGACGCGACGCCGCTCGTCCAGATCCGCGACCTCGAGCAATACCGTCGCGTGCGGCGCCGGCTCCTCAAGGTAGGCCTCGAGGGCCGAGAGACCCTCCGTCGCCGCCTGACTCTCCCGCTTCGGCTGCAGCACGTGCTCGGCATGCAGGACGACGATCACGCGTCGCGCCGCCATCATCGGGAGGGTCTGGGCGGCGTCGAGCACTTCCGGAATCGTTGTCTCGTCCCCCTGGAACCGGTCGACGTTGAAGAGGCGGATGCCCTCGTCGATCGTGGCGACGGTCGCCTCGATCAGCGCCCGTTTCTCCGCCGCATCGTCTCCCAACAGCAGGCAGACGGAGCCCGGGCCGCCCGTGGCAAGTCGCGCACGGAAAGCGGCGGGCGTCAGCTCCGGCAACGGCTCCTCAGAACGCCTCGAGGATAGAGCTGACGACGGTGTCCGCGAAGTCGGTCGCGAGACGTTCCACCGTGTTGTTCCGCTGGCCGAAGAAAGTGGACGGACTGGCGACGTCACCGGTGCCGGAGGCAACGTCGTACTCGTCGGCGAACTGCAACTGCGCGTTGTCCCAGATAACCTCGCCGGTCGTAAGGTCGCGGAACTCGATGCTGGCGATCAGCGTGAAGATGTAGCGCGACGCCTGCTGGTCCGCGTTGAAGCTGGCGGGTTCGATACGGATGTTGGTGATGGCGCCGATGAGCGACGCATCCGCGCCGGCGGTACCGGTCTGCACGCGGTAGGAGCCGCGGCCGATGAATGCGGTGCGCACCTCCTGCGTCAGCAGCTGCTCGACGTCGAAGACCGCGGTCCGGTTCTCGAAGGTGGGGATTGCGACAGTCTCAATGTAGTCGGGCAGGAACGACCCGCGCCCCGCCAGCGTATAGCCGCAGCCGGCCGCGAACATGCTGGCCCCGGCTACGGCAATCGCGGCGACCGCCGCGATGACGAAGCGACGACAGGAACGTTGGAATTCAGTGGTCATCACGGTCAAGTCCTTCAAACGGGACGGTTCAGCCTCTCGCCACTATGCTAACCATTCGGCCCGGCACAACGAGGACCCGATCGATCCGTTTGCCTTCGGTGTGTGCCTGAACCTGCGAAGTCTCCAGCGCGAGACGTTCCAGCTCCGCCCGGGACGCGTCAGTCGGAACCGTCACGCGTGCCCGCACCTTGCCGTTCACCTGCACCGGCACGACCACCGTCTCCCCCGCCGCCACACCGGCATCCGCCACCGGCCAGCCCGCTGCCGCAACACCGTCCGCGTAGCCCAGCGCTTCCCACAGCTCTTCACCCACGTGCGGGGTAAAAGGAGACAGCATCAACACCAGCGCCTCGATCGCTTCCCGCAGGACGGCTAGCGCGGCCGCCGACGGACCGGCCTCGGGATCGCCGTTCTTCGGGGCGAAGGGACCGATCTTCCGCCGTTCGCAGAAGGAGTACAGCTCGTTGACCAGTTCCATAAGCGCGGCGACCGCCGTATTGAGATGCACGCGGGGATCGAGGTCTTCGGAAACCCGCGCAATCGTCCGATGCGTCTTTCGCCGAAGGGTCCGCTCGTCATCGTCGAGCGTCACACTGTCGAACGACACCGGCCCGGACGCCGCGCGGAAGTTCTCTGCGAACGGCATCACGAGGCGCCAGACGCGTCCCAGGAAACGGGCGCTTCCCTCGAGTCCGGCGTCGGTCCATTCAATCTCCTTCTCCGGCGGCGCGACAAAGGTCTCGTACAGGCGCAGCGCGTCGGCCCCATGCTTCGACATCATCTCGTCCGGGTCGACGACATTGCCCTTCGACTTCGACATCACGGCGCCGTCCTTCAGGACCATGCCCTGCGTCAGCAGCCGCGTGAACGGTTCATCGTGCGAGAGCAATCCCAAATCGCGCAGGACGCGGCAGAAGAAGCGGGAGTAAATCAGGTGGAGGATGGCATGCTCGACCCCGCCGCAGTAGAAGTCGATGGGAGCCCAGTAGCGGACCGCCTCCGGATTGAACGCGGCGCCGGCGTTGGACGGATCGCAATAGCGGTAGAAATACCAGGATGAATCGACGAACGTGTCCATCGTGTCGGTCTCGCGCCGCGCTGCGCCGCCGCAACCCGGGCACGTGGTGTTGACGAATGACTCGACCTGGGCCAGCGGCGAGTCACCCTGTCCGCTGAACAGCTCCACCTGCGGCAGTTCCACCGGCAGTTGATCGTCGGGCACCGGCTGAACGCCGCAACTGTCGCAGTAGACGATGGGGATGGGCGTGCCCCAGTAGCGTTGGCGCGAGATCCCCCAGTCCTTGAGGCGAAACTGCACTTCGCCCCGACCGAAGCCGCCCGCCTCCGCCGCCGCGGCCATCTTCCCGCGCGCCTCGGCGCTGTCCAGAGCCGTATAGTCGCCCGAGTCGACCAGCCGGCCGTACTCCGGGACCGCCGCTTCCAGCCGGTCGCCCGTCGGCAGCGTCTGCCCCGACGGCTGAATCACGACGCGGACCGGAAGCCCGTATTTTCTGGCGAACTCGAAGTCCCGCTGATCGTGCGCCGGCACCGCCATGATCGCCCCGGTGCCGTACTCCGCGAGAACGAAGTTGGCTACCCAGATGGGCACCGCCTCGCCGCTGAACGGGTTGATCGCGACGCGTCCGGTATCGATGCCTTCCTTGTCGATCTGACCGGTCAGCCGGGCCGTCCGATCCAGCGCCCGGAACCGCTTCACGCGCTCGAGAAAGGCCTCGCCGTCCGTCCGCCCCGCCGCAATCCGTTCCACCAGAGGATGCTCCGGCGCCAGCAGTACGAACGTCGCACCGTAGATCGTGTCGATGCGCGTCGTGAAGACTTCGATCGGTTCCCCATCCCCGTCCGCCGTCCCGTCGGGTTCCGCCAGCGCGAACTGCACGCGCGCTCCCTCGGAGCGGCCAATCCAGTTCCGCTGCATCGTCAGGACCTTGTCGGGCCATTGATCGAGCGTCTCGATCCCGTCGAGCAATTCGTCGGCGTACTGCGTGATCCGGAAGAACCACTGCGCCAGCTCGCGCCGGCCGACGGTTGCCCCGCAACGCCAGCAGCCTCCGTCCACCACCTGTTCGTTCGCCAGGACCGTCTGGCAGTCGGGACACCAGTTCACGGAGGCTTTCTTGCGGTAGGCGAGATTCCGCTCGTACATCCGGAGGAAGATCCACTGGTTCCAGCGGTAGTAGTCCGCATCGCACGTCGCAAGCTCCCGCTCCCAGGCGTAGCTGATGCCGAGTCGCTGCAACTGATCCTTCATGTGCGCGATGTTCTCGCGCGTCCACGTCTCCGGATGGGTCCGGTTCTTGATTGCCGCGTTCTCGGCCGGCATGCCGAAGGCGTCCCATCCGAAGGGATGGAGGACGTTGTACCCGCGCATCCGCTTCATTCGGGCGACGACGTCGCCGATCATGTAGTTCCGGACATGACCAACATGGGCGTGGCCGGAGGGATAAGCGAACATCACGAGGCAATAGAACGGATCCCGGGCCGGGTCCTCCACCACCTCGAAGGCGCGGCTCTCGCGCCAGCGCTGTTGCCACTTCCGATCTATCGCCTGGGGGTCGTAGTCGCGCACGAAGAAGCTCACCAGGGTACGGGGCCGGCGCCATGGCCGGCTCCCGATCGGGTTCCTGATCGATAGTCTACAGTCTCGACCGCGCGGGCGGCCCGAAGGGCGGTCCTACCACCCGAGGGAGGGCCAGTACGCGGCCTGGGCCTGCTTGACTGAGGCAAGCACGGCGCCGGCGGTCCCGGTCGGCCCGGCCGCGGGCGGGACGGACGCCGGCGTCTCTTCGGCGCAGGTCTCGAGAGTCATGTCGAGGCACGCCTCGAGCGCGTCGAGGTCATAGCCGCCCTCGGTCACCACCGCGAAGCGGCCATCACAGTGCGCAGCGGCGAACCCGCGCAGCCGCCGGTTGAGGGTGCGGAACCCGTCGACGGTCAGGCGCATGCCGCCGAGCGGATCGGCGGCGTGCGCGTCGAATCCGGCCGAGAGGATCAGAAGATTCGGGCCGAAGGCGCCTAGCACGGGTAGAACGACGTCGCGAAAGACAAGATCCTGATCCGCGTCGGTCGCCCCGGCGGCGAGAGGAATATTGAGGGTTGCCCCGGCGCCGTCACCCCGCCCCACGTCGTCCGCGGCGCCGGTGCCGGGATAGAAGGGGTATTGGTGCGTCGAGACGTATAGCACGCTCGGATCGTCATAGAAGATCCACTGGGTGCCGTTGCCATGATGGACGTCGTAGTCGATGACCGCCACGCGCGCCGCGCCTCGCGATCGGGCATGCGCCGCCGCCACCGCCGCGTTGTTGTAGAGACAGAAGCCCATCGCGCGCGCCCGCTCCGCGTGGTGGCCCGGCGGCCGGACAAAGGCCAGGCCGGGGGCGTTCCGATCCAGTGCGTGGTCGACCGCCGCAATCGTGGCGCCCGCCGCGAGGCGCGCGATCGTCTCCGACTCGGGCGACGTGTAGGTGTCGGGATCGAGGCGGACGCTCCGCCCCGAGGTAGCGGCGATGCTCCCGAGGTAGTCCGCGGCGTGCACTCGGGCAAGCGCCTGGTCGGCCACCGCCTCGGGCTCGGCGATCGTGCCGCCCTGTGACCGCCACCGGTCGGCGGCGCGGGTCATTGCCTCCGCGCGCGCCGGGCGTTCCGGGTGGCCCGGCGGCGTTTCGTGCTCCACGAAACGGGACGAGGCGATCAGCAACACGTCCGCGAGTGCCATCGTCAGTTTGTCTCCCGTGCCGGCGCCCGGGCCATGACTGTCGCGCGTTCGGCCAGAGCCGCGAGAGAGTCCGCCAGCTCTCGTCGCTTCTCCTCCATTACATCATCGTCCGGACGGCGCGGGACGTAGATCGGCGGGCCAATCACCATGGCAGTTCGCGCGAAAGGCTTCGGCACCTGCGTGCCGTCCCAGCTCCGGATCGTCCAATAGCGATCCGACTCGGCATGGAACGGCAGGATCGGCTGGCCGGTCAGACTGGCGAGCCAGACCGCACCCGGCTGTACCGAACGCGCCGGGCCGCGCGGTCCGTCGACGGCAAACCCGGTCGGCGCGCCGTCCACGCTCAGGCGGCGCATCCGGACCATGGCGCGCGCGCCGCCGCGCGACGACGATCCGCGGGCCGTCCGATAGCCGAACCACTCGATCAGCCGGCCGATCCACTCCCCGTCGAAATTCTCGCTGATCATCACGACGATCCCGCGCCCGCGCCAGAACCAGGTGGCGTGCAGGACACGGCCGTGCCAGAAGGCGAGGACGGGCTGGCGGCCCGACGCGACGATCGCGTCGTGGTGCTCCATCCCTTCGACGCGCCATCGCAGCGTCCGGCAGATGGCGTCGACGACCGGGGCTCCGAGCGCGCCGATCAGCCGCGCCATCGTCCGCTGGCGGAACGACAGCCGTCTTGGCGTATCGTCGTGGCGCGCCGGCCCTTCGGTCACATTCCTTCGTATTGCGGGCCGCCCTCCCCCTCCGGCGGTACCCAGTCGATGATCTGGTACGGATCCATGATGTCGCACGTCTTGCAGTGCACGCAGTTCGATGCGTTGACCTGCAGCCGCTTCCCCTCACCGGCGCCGGCATCAACGATCTCGTAGACGTTGGCGGGGCAGAACCGCGTGCAGGGATTCCGGTACTCCTCAATGCAGCGCGTGCGGCAGATGTCCGTGTCATGGACGATCAGGTGCGACGGCTGGTTCTCGTCGTGGCGCGTCCCGGAATAGTGGACGTTGGTCAGCCGGTCGAACGTCAGCGTCCGGTCAATCGGCACGCCGGGCGCCTCCGGCGCCTGCCGGCCGCGGTAATAGTCGTCCACCGTCCGGATCCGTTCATGCCCGGCATGCGACGGGATCGGGTCGCGCAGCCACCAGCCGCCGGTCAGCAGCGACAGCCCGGAAAAGACCAGCCCGGGCAGGAGGCCGGCTCCGAATGCCTGGTGGACGTTCCGGACCGGGTACAGCTCGCGATGGATCGGCCCCTCCTGAATCAGCCGATCGTACCCGGCAAGCCGGGATGCGGAGACGTCACCCGCCCGGATGGCGGCAAATGCCGCCTCGGCCGCCGCCATCCCGCTTCGCATCGCGAGGTGAATACCCTTCAGCCGCATCGAATTGAGGAATCCGCCGGCATCTCCCAGAATGAGTGCGCCGTCGGCGTGGCACTTCGGGATGGCGTGCCAGCCCCCCTCCGGCAACGCCTTCGCGCCGTAACGCACCATCTGCCCGCCGTCGAGCAGCCGGGCAACCAGCGGGTGCCGCTTGAACCGCTGAAAGGCGACATGCGGATCGAACAGCGGATCGCGGTAGTCGAGCCCGGCGACGAAGCCGACCGACAGCCGCCCCTCCGGCAAAGCGTAGATGAACCCGCCGCCGAACTCCTCGAAACGCAGGGGGTGGCCCATCGTGTGGATCACCGAACCGGGAGCCAGACGCTCCGGATCGACATCCCACAACTCCTTGATGCCGATGGCGTATGTCTGCGGCTGACGATCGGTGTCGAGGCCGAGCCGCGCGATCAGCGTCTTGGTCAGGTTGCCCCGCACGCCGTCGGCGAGCAGCGTCACCGGCGCGCGGATGTCGACGCCCGGCTCGAATGTCGGCCGGCGGGAACCATCCTTCGCGATGCCCCGGTCGCCGGTCCGCGCCCCGACGATGCGGTCGCCGTCGTACAGCAATTCCGACGCCGCAAAACCGGTAAAGACATCGACACCCGCCGCCTCCACTTGATCCGTCAGCCAGGCCGCAAAGCGGTTGAGCGAGATGACGTAGTGGCCGTGGTTGCGGAGCGGCGGCGGCGTGAAGGGAAACGGGATGGCGCGACGGCCGGTCAGGAAGTAGATGCTGTCGCGCGCGACCGGGGTCTCGAGCGGTGCGTTCCGCTCCCGCCAGTCGGGGATCAGGTCGTGAAGGGCCGAAGGATCGAGGACCGCGCCCGAGAGCATGTGCGCGCCCGGCGCGCGCGCCTTCTCGAGCAGGGCGATCGCGAGGGGCTCGCCTCCCGCTTCGGCGCTGAGGCGCGCCAGCCGATATGCCGCGGCGAGGCCGGCCGGTCCGCCGCCGACAATCAGGACGTCGACCTCGAGCGTGTCGCGATCCGGCTCGATCGGATCCAGGGTCAGTCTCCCCCGGCGTCTCCACCCTCGAGCGCCGCCTGAATCGCCGGCACGATCTCGAACAGGTCGCCGACGATGCCATAGTGCGCCACCTCGAAGATGGGGGCGTCGGCATCCTTGTTGATGGCGACGATCGTGCGCGCCCCCTTCATGCCGACCAGATGCTGAATGGCGCCGGAGATGCCCAGCGCCAGATAGAGTCCGGGCGCCACGGTCTGGCCGGAACTGCCGATTTGCCGATCCATCGGCAGCCAGCCGGCGTCGCAGATGGGTCGGGAGGCCGCCACCTCGGCGTCGAGAGCGCGCGCCAGCTCCTGGACAAGCGGCAGGTGCTCCGCATCCTTGATGCCCCGGCCCACCGCAACGATCCGCTCCGCCTGGGTCAGGTCGACCGCCTGCTTCGCCTCCCTGAACGGCGCTTCCGGCTGCTGGCGGATGGCCGCCGCGTCCAGTTGCACCTCGACCGCGCGGACCGGCGCCGGTGCGTCGCCGCGGCGCGCGCTGTCGGCGCGCCACGCGCCGATCTGGATGGTCGCGCAGTGCGGCGGCGGACCCTCCGGCGCCACATCCGCGACGAACTTCCCCTGGAACATTGGGCGGACGAAGACCGTCGCGCCGTCGTGCGCCCTGGCTCCGATGCAGTCGGGAATCAGGAGGCGCCCGATCCGGGCGGCCAGAGCGGGTGCGTAGTCGCGCGTCTGGTACGTGTGCGGCCAGAGCACGAGGTCCGGCGAGACGCCGCCGATCACCTGCGCGTAGGCGGTGGTGAGGCCGTCGGCGGTGTAGGGCTCGAGCGCCGCGTGATCGATCGCGAGCACTCCGTCGACGTCCGCCGCGGCCAGCTCCGCCGCCGACGACGCGAGAGATGCCCCCGCGCCGGCCAGCGCGACCGTGATCGGCCCGGCGGGCGCCGCGTCGCTCGTGGCGATCTGCTGCGCCGCCGCCACCGTTTCCCAAGTGGCGGGATTGACCGCGCCGTCACGCTGTTCACCGACAACCAGGATCACAGGACGCGCGCCTCCTCGCGAAGCAATCGCACCAGCTCACGCGCCGCCTCCGCGGGCGCGCCGTCGATCAGGTGCGTGTCGCCGGACTTCTCCGGCGCGTACATCCGTAGGATCCGCTGTCCGCCGACGCCGGAGAGCTCCGGCGTCACCTTGCGGATCTCCTTCCGCTTGGCCGCCATGATCCCCCGGAGCGTGGCGTAGCG
This genomic interval from Acidobacteriota bacterium contains the following:
- a CDS encoding electron transfer flavoprotein subunit alpha/FixB family protein, whose amino-acid sequence is MLVVGEQRDGAVNPATWETVAAAQQIATSDAAPAGPITVALAGAGASLASSAAELAAADVDGVLAIDHAALEPYTADGLTTAYAQVIGGVSPDLVLWPHTYQTRDYAPALAARIGRLLIPDCIGARAHDGATVFVRPMFQGKFVADVAPEGPPPHCATIQIGAWRADSARRGDAPAPVRAVEVQLDAAAIRQQPEAPFREAKQAVDLTQAERIVAVGRGIKDAEHLPLVQELARALDAEVAASRPICDAGWLPMDRQIGSSGQTVAPGLYLALGISGAIQHLVGMKGARTIVAINKDADAPIFEVAHYGIVGDLFEIVPAIQAALEGGDAGGD
- a CDS encoding lysophospholipid acyltransferase family protein translates to MTEGPARHDDTPRRLSFRQRTMARLIGALGAPVVDAICRTLRWRVEGMEHHDAIVASGRQPVLAFWHGRVLHATWFWRGRGIVVMISENFDGEWIGRLIEWFGYRTARGSSSRGGARAMVRMRRLSVDGAPTGFAVDGPRGPARSVQPGAVWLASLTGQPILPFHAESDRYWTIRSWDGTQVPKPFARTAMVIGPPIYVPRRPDDDVMEEKRRELADSLAALAERATVMARAPARETN
- a CDS encoding histone deacetylase, whose amino-acid sequence is MALADVLLIASSRFVEHETPPGHPERPARAEAMTRAADRWRSQGGTIAEPEAVADQALARVHAADYLGSIAATSGRSVRLDPDTYTSPESETIARLAAGATIAAVDHALDRNAPGLAFVRPPGHHAERARAMGFCLYNNAAVAAAHARSRGAARVAVIDYDVHHGNGTQWIFYDDPSVLYVSTHQYPFYPGTGAADDVGRGDGAGATLNIPLAAGATDADQDLVFRDVVLPVLGAFGPNLLILSAGFDAHAADPLGGMRLTVDGFRTLNRRLRGFAAAHCDGRFAVVTEGGYDLDALEACLDMTLETCAEETPASVPPAAGPTGTAGAVLASVKQAQAAYWPSLGW
- a CDS encoding electron transfer flavoprotein-ubiquinone oxidoreductase — its product is MTLDPIEPDRDTLEVDVLIVGGGPAGLAAAYRLARLSAEAGGEPLAIALLEKARAPGAHMLSGAVLDPSALHDLIPDWRERNAPLETPVARDSIYFLTGRRAIPFPFTPPPLRNHGHYVISLNRFAAWLTDQVEAAGVDVFTGFAASELLYDGDRIVGARTGDRGIAKDGSRRPTFEPGVDIRAPVTLLADGVRGNLTKTLIARLGLDTDRQPQTYAIGIKELWDVDPERLAPGSVIHTMGHPLRFEEFGGGFIYALPEGRLSVGFVAGLDYRDPLFDPHVAFQRFKRHPLVARLLDGGQMVRYGAKALPEGGWHAIPKCHADGALILGDAGGFLNSMRLKGIHLAMRSGMAAAEAAFAAIRAGDVSASRLAGYDRLIQEGPIHRELYPVRNVHQAFGAGLLPGLVFSGLSLLTGGWWLRDPIPSHAGHERIRTVDDYYRGRQAPEAPGVPIDRTLTFDRLTNVHYSGTRHDENQPSHLIVHDTDICRTRCIEEYRNPCTRFCPANVYEIVDAGAGEGKRLQVNASNCVHCKTCDIMDPYQIIDWVPPEGEGGPQYEGM
- a CDS encoding leucine--tRNA ligase yields the protein MRDYDPQAIDRKWQQRWRESRAFEVVEDPARDPFYCLVMFAYPSGHAHVGHVRNYMIGDVVARMKRMRGYNVLHPFGWDAFGMPAENAAIKNRTHPETWTRENIAHMKDQLQRLGISYAWERELATCDADYYRWNQWIFLRMYERNLAYRKKASVNWCPDCQTVLANEQVVDGGCWRCGATVGRRELAQWFFRITQYADELLDGIETLDQWPDKVLTMQRNWIGRSEGARVQFALAEPDGTADGDGEPIEVFTTRIDTIYGATFVLLAPEHPLVERIAAGRTDGEAFLERVKRFRALDRTARLTGQIDKEGIDTGRVAINPFSGEAVPIWVANFVLAEYGTGAIMAVPAHDQRDFEFARKYGLPVRVVIQPSGQTLPTGDRLEAAVPEYGRLVDSGDYTALDSAEARGKMAAAAEAGGFGRGEVQFRLKDWGISRQRYWGTPIPIVYCDSCGVQPVPDDQLPVELPQVELFSGQGDSPLAQVESFVNTTCPGCGGAARRETDTMDTFVDSSWYFYRYCDPSNAGAAFNPEAVRYWAPIDFYCGGVEHAILHLIYSRFFCRVLRDLGLLSHDEPFTRLLTQGMVLKDGAVMSKSKGNVVDPDEMMSKHGADALRLYETFVAPPEKEIEWTDAGLEGSARFLGRVWRLVMPFAENFRAASGPVSFDSVTLDDDERTLRRKTHRTIARVSEDLDPRVHLNTAVAALMELVNELYSFCERRKIGPFAPKNGDPEAGPSAAALAVLREAIEALVLMLSPFTPHVGEELWEALGYADGVAAAGWPVADAGVAAGETVVVPVQVNGKVRARVTVPTDASRAELERLALETSQVQAHTEGKRIDRVLVVPGRMVSIVARG